gtgtcatggaattctaagaaacaaacttccgttgccctatccaccgctgaggccgagtatgttgccgcaggacagtgttgcgcgcaactactttggatgaggcaaaccctcagggactttggctacaatctgagcaaagtcccactcctatgtgataatgagagtgctatccgaatagcggaaaatcctattgagcacagccgcacaaagcacattgacatccggcatcactttttgagagaccaccagcaaaagggggatatcgaagtgtttcatgttagcaccgagaaccagctagccgatatctttaccaagcctctagatgagaagaccttttgcaggttgcgtagtgagctcaatatcttagattcgcggaacttggattgaattatcgcatacatgtgtttatgcctttgatcatgttcactctgcattttgttgcttattgtggtgctcaagttgtacaaacactctctggacctcacaagtcctttttgcaagtgatgcacatatttagggggagctgtgctacaacttgaccctttgagactaaccatgtacttgagtttggttgttttagtctccaaggagaattgaaagggaaaaggtgggcttggaccatgcaagacttccactgcactccgatgaaaagcgtaacttttccaagttcatctttatactcttattgcctttgtgttcttatttgaagattttggtgaggcaatggggttaaagggccacgattgatcccgttttggtgcttgatgccaaagggggagaaaataaaggccaaagcgatagatggatcagctaccacttgagaaattttgaaaatagtagattagagcttttggtttgtcaaaactcttttattgtctcttatgtcaaaagttggcctcttgtggggagaagtgttgattatgggaaaaagggggagtttttgaaatccttgatcaaatttctttggaaaacctctctttatgtctctacaagtggtttttgacttagagataggaatttgagtttgatttgcaaaaacaaaccaagtggtggcatagagtgatccatatatgtcaaaattgaatcaaaacaaatttgagttcttagttgaattgattttgtacttgttctacttgctttatgttgtgttggcataaatcaccaaaaagggggagattgaaagggaaatgtgcccttgggccatttctaagtattttggtggtttagtgtccaacacaagtgcctaagtgtaaaaaggtggtcaaagtacaaatcaagattaaaggtatgtttctcagacttagtacattgttttatggactaatgtattttgtctaagtgctggaaacaggaaaaatccaattgaaaaagccttggctcgagcagccaagactctgctcagtttgggagcaccggactgtccggtggtgcaccgaacagtgtccggtgcgccaggctagctcgagcgaagtggccgctctcgggaattcactggcgacgtacgactataattcaccggactgtccggtgtgcagcggactgtccggtgagccaacggtcggccgggccaacggtcggccgcgcgatctgcgcgggacacgtggccgagccaacggctagaagggggcaccggacatgtccggtgcgccaacggctcccaaattTGCAACggccggcttcgctatttaaggaaggaaatcgggcaccggacagtgtccggtgtgcaccggactgtccggtgcgccagtcgacagaaggcaagatcagcctttctagattgctctcaacggctcctagctgccttggggttataaaagggacccctaggcgcatggaggagtataccaagcattcctacaacattcctaagcaccaagacatcgatttcgcgcattcttttcattgtgacagcatatagagctctagtggagttgtgaactcattgagttgtgttgcgagctcttgttgcgacttgtgtgcgtgttgacactctgattcttgtgtcttgtgtgcgttgctaatccctcccttgctccgtgttctttgtgaatttcaagtgtaagtgcgagaggctccaaattgtggagattcctcgcaaacgggattgagaaaaagcaagcaaaacaccgtggtattcaagtgggtctttggaccgcttgagaggggttgattgcaaccctcgtccgttgggacgccacaacgtggagtaggcaagcgttggtcttggacgaaccacgggataaccaccgtgtcatctctgtgattgatccttgttggttattgtgttttattGAGGATtcttatctagccacttggcaattattgtgctaacgattaaccaagttttgtggcttaagttttcaagtttcacaggatcacctattcacccccctctaggtgctctcaggtagtTAAAATTCGGGACGGATATAGGACGGGACGGGGTAATAATTCGGGCGGGTAAGAAACAGATATCGGATATTACTCGGGTAGATAACAGGTATTTATCGGATAGTTCGTCCCGATAATATTAACTGGTCAACCGTCAAACGAATAAATAAAATAAGAAATACATAATCATATACACGATAGCTCAAATATAGACAAATAATCCAATAAAATTGACATCATGTAGTTCAAAGTTACTAATCAGACACTATATTACCAACAACACAATTTAAAAGAAATCGACAACCCTCATTTAGACATAATCCACAAGTTCACAAGTATATAACAAATATTAGATATTTCTAATTAGCATGCATTTATATCGTCCACGTCCATGGCACTGTCAATCACAATTCACAAGTAAAAAAATTCAGACATATAGCTAACATTAATCAAACATCTCAACCATAGTCCATATCCGAGGCTACTAAATTATAGTGAGAAAATGAGTCTGAGCAAGCACACAGTAAACTATGAATTTAGACATCTAACATAAAGGAACAAATATATGTTTTCAAACAAATGTAAAGCGAACAAACACGGGAGCACAATCTTATGATGCTCAAACTCGAAGCGAGTACGGGGACCAGGGAGGCTTGCGATGAGCCGGCCAGTAGCCGAGTGCAGGGAGGCCGTCGGCCCGGTGCTGTGTGCCTGGTAACCTGAGGTTGTGAGCCTCCCAACTTGGAGTGAGCGAGTGCAGGGAGACCGGCGTCCGGCGGCGAGCCGGCGAGTGCAGGGAGGACAGTGGCCCGGCGCTGCTTGCTGCGACTAGGCGGCACTCCGAACTCGGACCGAGTGCAGGGAGGATCGGAGGCCGGCAGCTGTGTTTGACCGATTCAGGCTTTGACCATGGTTTCAGGCGGTCAGCCACTCAGTCTAATGTCTTAAAGTCTGCAACTCTGCAAGGTGCCAATGCCGCAACGCACAAGGGTGGCAGTGCCAGGAGGGATGGCAATCGGACGTGTAGTACACGGATATATAGTTCGTGAATCTATACCCGCGAGACAAAATTTAATCCATATTTATACACATAAACGTTCGTGGTATGGATCCgtatccatacccgtacccgccgggtatccgctatccagtggatacccgttacccgcccgcccactacaattttagcattaaacaccaaacaacaattttattACATTTCAAAATAATTACCATTCCAATAGCATTAAATGATAATTTCAGCACCAAACAACATGTTATGGATAAAAATTGAAAAATAAAAATTTATGATAATATATAAATCCGGATGGCCCAGATGTTAGATATCTATTGGGTAACGGGTATGGATACTGGATATCTATACCCGCGAAAAAATATCCGCGGATACCTTATTATATCCATAACtatacccgcggatatcaaattccaccatacccatattcaatggataattatccatagttatttacccatacccgtacccattgccatccctaagtGCCAGCATGCCACATTTGTGAATCCGGGTACCCAACCGTTGAATACCCGTATCCGACCGGCGTTGGCGGGTATTTGTCGGGTATTATCGATTCCGTATCCTACCCGTATCCGGAAATTCTTAACTAAGTAgtacccgtatccgtcccgacaAAAAAAACCGGTATCCGTATCCGAAAATCTAGGTATTTTGGCTACTCGTATCCAGTACCCGTTCCAGGTACCCATCCTGTTTTCATCCCTACGTGTGATCATCTCTAAAATGATTTAATGTAGCGAATTTAGAGTCACTATAGGAATTATAATTCATTTTATGAGTtatgtaatttttattttttaagTGACGTAAGTTTTATGTTTATGCATTGTGTAATTTTTATTTTAATTTAATCTAGTATTGTGTAATTTTTAAGTAATATAATTTCAATTCTTTTTATAAACTATATAGTTGTTCTTCGTTAATTTATGTGTTGGAtgtttttcctttcaatacaACGTCGCTGATTATTCATTGTTTTTTTAAATCCCATACCACATTACCTTCTTCCCCCCGCGAATCAACGGCTGGGATTGACatcagttttttttttttttttttttttttgataaCTGAACTGACCTCAGTTTATGTCAGTCCAGAAACCTCGTCTCCTCCCTCTTCTGTCTTCTCCCGCTCACCGCCCACCGCCCGACCTGTGCTGCCGCCCATGGCGAGACGCCTTCTCTCCCGCGGCCGCCTCATTAAGCTCGACCGGCCCATCCTACCCGCCGCTCTCACCCGTCTGCTTTCGCGCGGCCCGCCCACTCCGACGACTAGCGAACCGGAGGACAAGGGCAAAAAAGCGGCGGCTGTCCTAGTGGAGGCGGTCGCCACGAACCACAAAAAGGACGCGGAGGTCGGGAGAGATGGATccgaggaggacgacgaggatACGAGCCCGCCCTGGAGGAGCTGGAGGCCGGACGTCGCGTGGCTCTCCAAGGCACTCGAGCCCGCACTGGACCTGTACAAGCAATACAGCTGGAAGCCTTTCGCGTGTTCGTCTCCTGCACTTCAGTTGCTCTTATATTCTATCCTTACACCTACCTCACCTCATCATTGTCATCCTTCCATCTGACACATTTTTTTACGAATTGGCACATTGGTAATATTATTATGATGAACTAATGTGTGGAATGAATCGCTGTAAAATGGGAAAGTGGGATTTGACAATTTGCAGCCATACTTGAGAAGTTAAGCTGCTTTTTCGTTCCTGCTTTAGTTCAATAAGCCGTGGATCCCTGGACGACCTCAAGGGATACATTATGTTGTTTATTTCCTTTGCTACACAAATTTATAGCTGCACATTCAGAATTAAGATATGCCACACAATTAGAAAGTGGTTAAAGTTGTACTATCTGAATGCAGCTTCTGGTCGTGTGGAAAACATCCCTGCAAGCACTCGTACATTTAGTGAGATCCTAAGCGACCTCCAGAGAAGTAAGATAAGCATAAAGGACTGGAGCCTCAGTGATCTCACCATTGGCCTCTACCTCATTTACCTCAGCCAAGCATCCTCAAAGAACTCGGAAGCTTTCAAGGGCGTTCAGATATCCTCCAATAAGATggtacgtcctgcaggctttgtaTTCACACTGAAGTTTTTAAACTGCGTAGGCGTTTTTGGTAGTAACAAACAAGGATTACCTGGGTATGCATGATATGACATCTATGACACCattgttccaaaagaagaaagcaAACGTTTCTTTTAACTTTGGCTATGATGATTGAGCATTTAGAGTGTCAGCCTATTTAGACTGTTGTGGGCAGAACCAGTGCTGGAGGTTTCCACATTAGTGGTCTTTGGGAAAGGGATAAACCAAGGCAAGCCTTCTCTCCGCAAATGTGGAGAAATGGCTACAAACCTGCGACATGGTGACTTAATAAGATagctctcaccactgcaccaAGGCTGCTTCTCTCTTTAGACTGTTATGCTTCTCAAAATAGCGTGCACTGGTATGCACTTGCAACAGGGATTTATCTCTATTCATTTCCAGGTTCAAGAACTAATTTATCACCTTGAACTTGCAAGAGGTTGTTATAAAGGTAATGCAGCTGGGCTTGCAAGGTATAGCATGCTTCGGAAGAGAAATGTTGTAAAGTTTGTGAAAGACTCTAGTATTTTGAGACCTGGATATTACATTGGCATTGACCCACGAGCTAAATTGGTGATTCTTGGGATTCGTGGGACTCATACAGTCTATGATCTTGTTACTGATTTGATTGCTCTAAGCGATAAGAAAGTATCACCTAAAGGTTTCTCAACACACTTTGGAACATACGAGGCAGCTCGTTGGTACCTTCGCCATGAGCTGGGAATAATCAGAAAATGTTTGGAAAAACACAAGGTGAGGAGGTATACTTATTTGTGTTCAATTGAATCTGTCATCTGCTTCATCCTGTGCTCATTTTCTTAAGTTTGAAGCAGGACTATGAGTTACGGTTGGTAGGTCACTCTCTTGGAGGAGCATCAGCGGCGTTGCTTGCTATAATGCTACGGAAGAAGTCAAAGGAAGAGCTTGGTTTCAGTCCAGACATTATTTCTGCTGTTGGATTTGGAACACCGCCTTGCATATCAAAGGAAGCTGCTGAAAGTTGTGCAAGCTATGTCTCTACTGTTGTGCTCCAGGTTTATCCTTAGTCTTTTTGTTGGATTCAGAATCTGGTTCCTGTTGCTTTCCTTTGTTGAGATCCTTGTCATTTGTAATTGGGCTGTTTCGTCACTTGATGCAGGATGATATTATACCTAGGCTCAGTGCAGCTTCGTTGGCAAGACTGCGAAATGAAATACTCAAAACAGATTGGTAGGTACTGAGTTCTGGACTGGCATTAAATGGCAAGAACTTGTGTTCAGGTAGCTTTTACAGGAGAAAGAAAACTGATAGTTtgccttctatatgttgctttgGGACACCATCCTATTGCATGGACTATTTATGTGCATGCTAAATGTTAAAACACTTGGTTAACAGATGGCATTTTATAGATGATGCCTGTACCATGTGACCTTGCAGGGTAAGTGTTCTGGAAAAGGAAGACTTGAAGCATATAGTGGATATCGTGACTAATGCTAAGCTTGTTGTTTCGTCAATTCAAGATGTGGCGCGTAAACTTGGTGATTATGCCAAAATTGtatcaccatcgacaaattctggTAAGTTTGATCGATTTGGGGATGAGTGCGTTGAATTAAATGTGTTTGGTTTTATTTGATCGGTGTGCTGGTTGTGACCTAGTTTTGCCTTGATAGGTGTTACCAAAGATCCAACTAACTCGACAGAGATGGCGACATCGATTAGTAGAAATGATGTGTTTGTGCCTGAGGATCTCTTCCTTCCTGGGACCCTGTATTACCTGCAGAGGGACATTGAGGATATAAATGACGTTGAAGAAGAGTCATACACGCTCTGGAAAGGTGATCCAGGGGAAAATTTTCAGAGGATATTGTTGTCTGGTAATTTGATATCTGATCACAGATGCGAAAGCATATACTACGCTCTGAGAGAAGTGCTCAAGACACTTCCCCCACCCCGGACTCTGGATGAATGATCTTTCTTTTCTTCTGTTCTCTCAGGAGCTTTAATCTGTAGTGGCTGGATGCCTGCTTTCCGTAGTTTTCTGATGGCTGTTCCTTTGGTCTTTTTGTTGGCCTGTGAATGTTGTACAGTATAAGCTGCTGTGCTAAAAAAGCAAGAATACGCGCCGGGCAATGTGATCTTGCAAGTCCGATTTGGGTGTTGTCTTTTAACCGTGTGCTTTTGAGTTGACGCTACAAAATTGAAATCGATAGATTGATTTCATTATCAATTGTAATATATGGGCTATGGGATGTTTGGCTCCTCTCACCACCGTATTCCCTGACCTGGTGCCACAAGCAGCAAGGGGTTTAGGGTTTAGACTGTCCGCAGCGCCTGCTGGGCGAGGCCCAAGGGGTTTAGGGTTTAGACTGTCCGCAGCGCCTGTTGGGCGAGGCCTTCCCTCTTTGCCCTGTAGCATGCATGGCGGCTACAGGATGCCTGCCATGGCCGCAGCGACGCCCCCTGCCAGGCACCTTACGCGGAGGTctgcttctctctctccctcgttcTAGCGTGCGTACGGCTGCCCTTCAAATACTGTTCACGTGGGTTTGCTTTCAATTGTTAGTAGATGAAAAATTTATAGTAGATAAAAAGTATGTAtagaaatgatattttatagttgtagtggggtatagaggagtatttagggggctgcgggagatgaaaaagtaGGGGATAAATTGTTGACGATGTGACCCAAAAAAGTaatatagggggagaaatttagagAGAACCGCTGCGGATAGTCTTAGGGAGTTGTTTGGACTGCTGTAGCTGTAATATATAGAGACAAAAACTTTAAAAAAGTAGTGGAAGCCGGTACGGATTAAAGTTGGAGCTGAAAATTTGTTTCTCAAAACCACCGTTTATAATATCACGGTTTAATATATGACATTATATAACTATGGTATATTTTACATTAGTCTAATCCAATATCTGTTTGAAGGTATAGTATTTCAATTGTATTGTATGAGAAGGGAAGACTGAAGCTGAGGGTAAACAAAAAATTTTGGTTAGATCAAAGTTTTTGACCCCAAAAATACCATGGTACAGGTAAAACCATGATTTGAATACAGAGTTTTTGTATGTGCTCCTAAACATCTTTTAATCTAAAATATTATGGTACGCTTAAATAACACGGTATTATGTTGGAATTAAGAAAATACCATGTTTCCAAACAGGCCCCGAGCTGTGTGTTTGGACTTTGAATAGCTTGCCTCGAGGCCAGAGCTATCAAGTTATGTTTTGCCCGTGGAACAATAAGAAATCTTTACAAATCTAAATATCAAGCTATCTAATAAAATTAAAAACatagttagctagctctcaagatcGATTCTTACGAAAGATTGCTAAATAGAATAAAAATCCTTATTATGCACAGGGATGTGCTATCGGTAGCACCCCAAGTTATAGAAAACTAAAGCAGCTAAAATTGATAAAAGAATGCATCTACTTCTTGTATTGATTTGATTAATATAAACTCAACCTCTTACAAACAATTTTATGTTAAGGATATTATTATAGAAATATGCTCAAAAAATTACAAGAGAAAATGAGCAACTAAAGTAAAAAGCGACTCACCTCACCAAGGACTTACCAAAAAGAAAGGCAAGACAAAGCCAATCCAATCTCATCAAGATAACAATATCAATGGAGTGAATAAGCTTGATGAGGGAGAAATCATGGTTTGCTTCATATGCCATAAAAAAGATCACAAGTCTTATCAATGTAAGGTAGAAAatgaagaagaaaataaaaggcAAACAACCAAGCTCTTCGATACATACACCAAAAGGTGAACAAGAGAAGGCCACTACATCATACTtgtttaaaaagaagaaaaatGACAAGGTGATGACCATTAATATAAGGTAAACAAGAAAGCCAACACAAGGCGGACCAAACAGATTTGGTGCCAAAGAAAATTATTATAACCATAAAAAGCATGAAAAGGGTTTAGATTACAAGTTTTATCTGGCCTATTTATATGGCAAAATTTTCTATTTAACAGTAGATAAGTTTCTTCTTCCTATTTGATATAGAAATTTAAGATCTTCCCTATTTGTCACTTATTTCACAAattattttctatcttacactttTGTTTGTTTAGGTGTAACGTGTTAAATTCAAAGCGAAAAGACTATTATGGCCCTCCTATGTGTCTTTTCGGCATGTTAGGTGTATCCCAAAAAACAACTTCAAATTAAACATCTTTTGATCTAAAATATTATGGTACGCTTAGATAACACGGTATTATCTTGGAACTAAGAAAATACTGTGTTTCCAAATAGGCCCCGAGCTGTGTGTTTGAACTTTGAATAGCTTGCCTCGAGGCCAGAGCTGGTGAGTTATGTTTTGCTCGTGGAACAATAAGAAATCTTTACAAATCTAAATATCGAGCTAtctaataaaataaaaaaatttaaacatagttagctagctctcaaaaTTGATGCTTACGAAAGATTGCTAAATAAAAAATCCTTATTATGCACAAGGATGAGCTATCGGTATGAAGcaccccagatcctctgggactcaaatgtgatacaatcactagtcccaggaggctagtaaacaaatTTATACATTAGATGATTTCTGATcttcttaaacgagacaaacctataaaggtggcgatcaactttaagagttggtccacaactcgagacatatcatcagagtggggctgaagcagcccgatatacgcagcgaagcaaatcagcggtccaacagccacaggcaacgttgggaacagtcgtaactcttacccgatctcctttttctgaaaaacaacaaataagcaagggtgagtacaaacgtactcagcagcccaccttcacccgcggaatggggaaatcagatataatgcatggaatatgtggagctcaggatattttgcagaaacaacaaaattttatgcagggttgttttgtaaaacattttgtatttttcaaagcgcatcctctcccaaaggagcaggaagtttttcaatatagaataaaatcccctagactaaatcatccaggtatctcagcagtttcccactggttttcattttcaaaaacagctactggacttcccgtccaccatagctcacggctcaaccgccggaccttttaaaaaccacttttctcaaaaccatctctcttttttttggaaaacaaaacactaattatcataccacaccagactcgtccataccagtggacacggactattcgaataggtttgaactctgcgcagaggtgtacactttacccactagtccggctctgcgatctcatagctagtgagacccgaaaccgaatctctttctttcctcgcacgtccttaccttagcggttataccggaaggagtcaggccaccgcaatgtccaaaccggacaaaacattccccctccttatcctcccggtgctccccagccttcataaccctggggtttgaaccgtacgagttcagattgagtgactgcccatacagtctcgagtggttgtacttgtcatgagtacatgtagtgaaggatgacaaaccggtccttatatgaggggacaatccttctgctcacgcctaaaccagctgagccatcaccttaggccctcccctaaaccagggagtccctgatcatcccactcacaaggtgataagggtgaaaacccttcatcatacacattttgaa
This portion of the Zea mays cultivar B73 chromosome 2, Zm-B73-REFERENCE-NAM-5.0, whole genome shotgun sequence genome encodes:
- the LOC103647251 gene encoding diacylglycerol lipase-beta is translated as MARRLLSRGRLIKLDRPILPAALTRLLSRGPPTPTTSEPEDKGKKAAAVLVEAVATNHKKDAEVGRDGSEEDDEDTSPPWRSWRPDVAWLSKALEPALDLYKQYSWKPFASSGRVENIPASTRTFSEILSDLQRSKISIKDWSLSDLTIGLYLIYLSQASSKNSEAFKGVQISSNKMVQELIYHLELARGCYKGNAAGLARYSMLRKRNVVKFVKDSSILRPGYYIGIDPRAKLVILGIRGTHTVYDLVTDLIALSDKKVSPKGFSTHFGTYEAARWYLRHELGIIRKCLEKHKDYELRLVGHSLGGASAALLAIMLRKKSKEELGFSPDIISAVGFGTPPCISKEAAESCASYVSTVVLQDDIIPRLSAASLARLRNEILKTDWVSVLEKEDLKHIVDIVTNAKLVVSSIQDVARKLGDYAKIVSPSTNSGVTKDPTNSTEMATSISRNDVFVPEDLFLPGTLYYLQRDIEDINDVEEESYTLWKGDPGENFQRILLSGNLISDHRCESIYYALREVLKTLPPPRTLDE